One stretch of Malus domestica chromosome 14, GDT2T_hap1 DNA includes these proteins:
- the LOC114821170 gene encoding transcription factor MYB86-like encodes MGRNSCCLKQKLRKGLWSPEEDEKLFNYITQFGVGCWSSVPKLAGLQRCGKSCRLRWINYLRPDLKRGMFSQQEEDLILSLHEVIGNRWAQIAAQLPGRTDNEIKNFWNSCLKKKLMKQGIDPTTHKPLTEQELKETKNIDCSDLNESLPMPELPTMPITMASQGPTFLLNDSNYYDGNGGVLNNPQASRAFDSLSYFEFQPRFESSAYNSDLVAAQYHHTNIRPYESSSNFGFTSMPSLANSDHGSMSGTDFSDNSASRLGSFFMNEVKESSSNSSNVGSYTAGCQMSSNNVVENAAFPWETDNKLDSLFQFHFNGIKSEEIIKPNSSWQQQGQLVHHHAQNSVDFSSYPLTSLSEDLTGANFDVFQNI; translated from the exons ATGGGACGCAATTCGTGTTGTTTGAAGCAGAAGTTAAGGAAAGGCCTCTGGTCACCAGAAGAAGATGAGAAGCTCTTCAACTACATCACTCAATTTGGTGTTGGCTGCTGGAGCTCGGTCCCAAAGCTTGCTG GTTTGCAGAGGTGTGGGAAGAGTTGCAGGTTGAGATGGATAAACTATTTAAGGCCTGATTTGAAGAGAGGAATGTTCTCACAACAGGAAGAGGATCTCATTCTTAGTCTTCACGAAGTTATAGGCAACCG GTGGGCTCAAATTGCAGCACAATTGCCAGGAAGAACAGACAATGAGATAAAGAACTTTTGGAATTCATGTTTGAAGAAGAAGCTAATGAAGCAAGGAATTGACCCAACTACTCACAAGCCACTAACTGAACAAGAGCTGAAAGAAACGAAGAACATTGATTGTTCAGACCTAAATGAGTCTTTGCCAATGCCAGAGCTTCCAACTATGCCAATAACCATGGCTTCCCAAGGCCCAACATTTCTTCTCAATGATTCAAATTACTACGATGGAAACGGAGGAGTCCTCAACAATCCACAAGCCTCAAGAGCCTTTGATTCTCTATCTTATTTCGAGTTCCAACCCCGTTTTGAGTCATCAGCCTACAATTCAGATCTTGTTGCCGCTCAATACCACCATACCAACATTAGACCTTATGAGTCAAGCTCAAATTTTGGGTTTACTTCAATGCCAAGTTTGGCAAATTCGGACCATGGAAGCATGTCCGGCACAGATTTTTCGGACAATTCAGCTTCAAGGCTCGGCTCATTTTTCATGAATGAGGTTAAGGAAAGCTCGAGCAATAGCTCGAACGTCGGCAGCTATACAGCAGGGTGTCAAATGAGCAGCAACAACGTAGTTGAAAATGCGGCTTTTCCATGGGAAACAGATAACAAACTAGACTCCTTGTTTCAGTTTCATTTCAATGGGATAAAGTCTGAGGAAATTATCAAACCCAATAGTTCTTGGCAACAACAAGGGCAGCTTGTTCATCACCATGCTCAAAATTCAGTAGATTTCAGTAGCTATCCGTTAACGTCGTTGTCAGAAGATCTAACTGGTGCAAATTTTGATGTTTTCCAGAATATTTGA